The stretch of DNA gataatataaagagtcgcatatatttaaacagtataatatataatttaaggaatgacattatatatatagatggAGGAATAGAAGGTTTTAAAGGGaatgtaaaaattattaatagaaACCAAAATTATGCTTGTATACAATGTAGTATAGAGAATTATACAACTAATACATATCCTATGTGttctataattaataaaCCTAAAACACCTGAAGaatgtattttatatgtattgaatgtttcttttaaaaaagagaaacatgaagaattaaatataaataatatacaacatATACAATGGATATATGAAGAAGCCAAAAAAAGAGctgaatattttcatatagaAAATGTAACATACAATTTAACAGAACAAGTTATTACAAATACAATACCTACTACTATAAGTACATTAATGATAATTTCttcattaataataaatattttgtataaattagttttatataaaaatgaaaatttctCATATAgtgatattttatatgtaggAGATAAtggtatatatacatattactatcacatttataaaaatccAGAGTGTGTtatttgtaataaaaaaaaaataaatctcacattaaataaaaataatacattaaatGATTTACTTGAACTTATAAAGAAAACATATCTATgtgaaaaaattaacattTCATCAGATACttctattttatatatatcatcaaaaTGTCTTAGCAATATGTATAATCACAACTTACAATTGACACTTTCTCAATTAATACATATGGgacaaataaaagaaaatggatatttaaatattcaaactgataaaaataattatatactattttttaatttgttatgaatgtgtatatgtatatatcctatttgattattttaaaaCTATATCACTATAAGGAGGTAcccacataaatatatatatatatatatatatatatataaatttatgtatgtatttatatatatatatatatatatttattttttttttttggtaattct from Plasmodium sp. gorilla clade G2 genome assembly, chromosome: 8 encodes:
- a CDS encoding ubiquitin-activating enzyme, putative, which gives rise to MDKLISLKSFERLNILVVGCGGLGNEVIKNLIFLDVKNISIVDYDIVEVSNLQRQLFFSYEDIGKYKVDVISYKIKETYINENICIRSYKNHIEEFDSSFFEEFDYIIGCLDNIKSRIYLNSIIYNLRNDIIYIDGGIEGFKGNVKIINRNQNYACIQCSIENYTTNTYPMCSIINKPKTPEECILYVLNVSFKKEKHEELNINNIQHIQWIYEEAKKRAEYFHIENVTYNLTEQVITNTIPTTISTLMIISSLIINILYKLVLYKNENFSYSDILYVGDNGIYTYYYHIYKNPECVICNKKKINLTLNKNNTLNDLLELIKKTYLCEKINISSDTSILYISSKCLSNMYNHNLQLTLSQLIHMGQIKENGYLNIQTDKNNYILFFNLL